The Qipengyuania pelagi DNA window AGCGCGGGATCGGAACGCAGGGCTACTGCATGGGCGGACCCTTCACCTTCTGGACCGCGGCGGCTGTGCCTGCCCGCGTGCGCGCGGCGGCAAGCTTCCATGGCGGCGGCCTGGTGCGAGACGGGGCGAGCAGCCCGCATCGCATGGTCGACGAAAGCCAGGCAGGCTATCTCGTCGCGATCGCACAGGACGACGATGCGAAGGACCCCGCGGCGACCGCGACCCTGCGCGAGACATTCGCCGCCATCGACAATCCGGCCGAGATCGAGGTCTATGCCGGGGACCACGGATGGACCGTGCCCGATTCGCCCGCCTATGCGCCTCAAGCTGCCGAGCGTGCGTGGGAGCGTTTGCGCGCGCTCTATGCCCGGGAGTTGTAACTGGGCGGCGGATAGACCGACGACCTGTCAATTAGTGTTGCTTGTATGCCGCTTCCTTGGTGTTTCGGATGGCAACGGGATATTTTACTTGAGTTCCGCGTCCAGTCGTTCATGCCTTGATGTGAAGAGTAATCTGGGAGTTTCAAATGCGTACGAATATCGTGACCCTCGGCCTCGCGGCCACCGCGCTTGTCGCGGCTCCTATCGCGGCTCAGGCTGCGGACCGTTCGGCTGCCCCGATCTCCGACGAGAGCGAGCTGGCTGGCGGTGCGAGCCAAATCCTCATCCTCGCCGTCGTTGCTGCTGCGATCTTCGCCGGCATCGAAATCTCGGGCGATGACGATCCCGTCAGCCCGTAAGATCGGTTACCGATCCAGGTTTTGGGAAAGGGCCGTGCGAAAGCGCGGCCCTTTTCTTTTACCCGCTAGATACGTTGGCAATTCGCCCTTCCGCGATCTCACAGGATGCGCCTCATCGGCAGAAATCGATCCTGAGACCAAGCCCACAGATCGCGAGCACAGACGGGATCGCGTTTATGTCAGCCAAGCGCCTGCGTTCGGCTGCTCGCAGATTCGGAGAAAATCAGTTTAGCCCAATAAGCGCCAGCCGAGACTGATTGCGACCAGCGGAAATGGCGCCGAACTGGCCCGCTCGGCAGTCTGCTGGCCTAGACTCCGCCCGAAGCCAACGCCCGATCGCCGAAGCGGCCATGCTTGCGATACCGGACCATCCACTTGTCGAGAAACAGCCCGATCGGTTTGGGCTCGATGCCCAGTTCCGCAAAGCCGGGGGCGTCGCTCGATGCGACATTGCCCTGTTTCAGCAATTCCCACTGATCGCTGCCCATCGGCGTGCCGGGAAGCGAGGCGAAGGCGCCTGCCACCGCATCGGGCATCGGGATGAAGCTGCGCGAACGGCGTTGCGCGTCCGCGATCCGCCGATTCAAGTCGAGCATCGTGACCTTTTCGGGCCCGCCCAGTTCGAACACCTTGCCGCCATGCGTGCCGGGCATTTCGAGCGCGACAGCGACCGCTTCGGCGACGTCATCGACATAGACGAGCTGCAATTCCTTGTCGGGTCCGAACACCGGCAGGACCGGCATCCACCGGATCATCTGCGCGAACATGGTGGTGAAATCGTCGTCCTTCCCGAACATGAGGGAAGGGCGCAGGATCGTGGCATTCGGGAATGCCTCACGCACCAGATCCTCGCCGAGATGCTTCGCCTCTGCGTAGGCGATCTCGGTCTCCTCTTCCTCGGGCAGGCGCGCGATCGCGCTGACCTGGACGAAGGCCTCGGCGCCATTCGCGGCGGCGGCCTCGGCCATCCATCCGGCGCTGACGCCCATCAACTGCTTCAGATTGCCATCGAAGCTCCCGATGAGATTGACCACCGCGTCGGCGCCCTCAATCGCCTGTTCGACGCTGCGCCGGTCGGTCGCATCGCAGCGCGCGAACTGCAGCTGGCCGAGATTGGCGAGCGGCTTGAGCTTATAGGCGCGTTCCGGGTGGCGGCTGGCGACGCGCAGCCGCGCCCCGCGATCCAGCAGGGCCTGGGCAACGTAATTGCCGAGAAAGCCGCTGCCGCCCATCAGCGTAACCAGTTTGCCGTTCAACGCGCTGCTCTTCGCCATGGCGGGGTCGTATTCCTCTATTGGTCTTAAAACGCCTTCAGGCCCTAGCGCCGCAGAGGCCGGGCGAGCAAGGCGTCAATTGCCGCACGTCCATGTCCCCGAACTGCGGGTGGAGAGGGGCGTGCCCTCGTACGCGATCGTAAGAGTGGCAGGCCAGGAGCGGGTTTCGCTCTCGGACGCCGGACTCTCGCTATCTTGGTCAGACGCGCTTTGATCGCCCGCCTGGTCGTTCTGCGCCTCGCCACGGACGATCTGCGCGACCAGATCGCCTTCCGAAGTGTATCGGCCACCCTCTTCCATTTGTGCTGCCGCTCCGGCCGATTCGGCCGTGAACAGCACCGGCTCGCCGCTCACGCGGGCAACGCCACGGGCATTGGCCGAAGGGTCGTCGAAAGCGACGGTCTGGAACAGCATCCGGTCGCTATCGGAGGTGAAATCGCAGGTCCCGACATTCGCGGTGCCGAGCAAGGCCCCGTCCGCGCGGGTCACCACGGAGAGCAGGGGATCGGTGCGCCCTTCATCGATGACACTCCCATCCGAGCCCAACTCGTCCGCATCGCCTGTGACCTCGGCAAGCGGTATCTCGTCGGCGCGCGAGCGGTCCGGGATCGGTTCGGCACACGCCGCCATCGCCAGAAGGGGTGCTGCGAGCAGAAGGGAAGAGCGGGCGGGGTGCGGGATCGGGATAGCCATATCGAGCGCAACGTGCCGAAGCCGCCACGGTTTCGCAATTCCCATCTTGGCTGACTTGCCTGATAAGAGGGGGCGGATGGGAATTTCCGGCCTTCGTTCGGCTGGCCGAGCGATTACCGTTGACAAGCCCCTCACCCGCCGGGTAGTGGCGCGCGCCTACCAGGACCCCGGACCACGATGACCGGCGGCTCCTAACCGTGCCCAGATGGCGGAATTGGTAGACGCACCGTCTTCAGGTGGCGGCGCTCGCAAGGGCGTGGAGGTTCGAGTCCTCTTCTGGGCACCATTTGTTCTTCTCACGTTCTCCCAAATAATCTATAAAACCCGCAGAAATCCTAGGGATTTGGCCCTTGGATCGTTCCGGATCGTCCCGCCTGTTCTCGGGGGTTCCAGACACTTTTGTGGGCCTTTTGAGGCCGTTTCGCAAAGGCCCAGATGAAAAGGCCCCCACATGCCGCTGACAGATACTCGCCTCCGCGCACTCAAGCCCAAAGATAAGCCGTACAAGGTAACCGATGAGCGAGGCCTATATGTTGAGGTCACGCCGACCGGCAGCAAGCTTTGGCGATTCCGATACCGGATCGGCGGTGCGCAAAAGAAGCTCTGCATCGGCAGCTATCCCGAAATCAGCCTCAAGCAAGCGCGAGACGTGGCCTACGAGGCACGACGAGCTGTTGCTTCTGGCGGCGACCCGGCCTTTGAGAAGCGGAAGCGGAAAATTCGCGCCGAGTTCCTTTCTGCACAGACGTTCGAGGCAGTCGCACGTGAGTATATTGAACAGATGATGGTCCAGAATGGCCGTGCCGATGGCACGATCGTCAAGGCCAATTATTTCCTCGACAAGCTTGCGCCTGCCATCGGGAACAGACCCATCAACGAGATCGAGCCGTTCGAAGTCCTGGCTCCTCTCAAACGACTGGAAGCCACTGGTAAGCACGAGACTGCGAAGAAATGCCGCTCGTTCGCAGGCCGCGTGTTTCGCTACGGTGTCGCTACTACCCGCTGCAAATCCGATCCGACCAGTATGCTGAAGGGTGCTCTCGTAACGCCGAGAGCCACGCATTATGCAGCCATCCTCGAGCCCACCGAGTTAGGCGGGCTGCTGCGCGCAATCGACGACTTCACTGGCTACATGGTGACGAAGTTAGCTTTGCAGATCGCGCCGCATGTGTTCGTGCGCCCCGGCGAACTCCGGCACGCCGAATGGCATGAGATCGACCTTGTCGATGGGGTCTGGAAAATCCCTGCCGGTAAAATGAAAGCGCGTCGAGCGCATGCTGTCCCGCTTTCCAAGCAGGTTAGAGGCTATCTTACTGATCTGGCCGAGATGCTCGGCCGCGAAGGTTATGTCTTCCCGTCTGCGCGCAGCTCCAAGCGTCCCATGAGTGAAAACACGCTCAATGCCGCATTCCGTCGCATGGGATATTCGAAGGAAGAAGTCACCGCGCACGGACTCCGGGCGACAGCATCGACATTCCTGAACGAGTCGGGACTTTGGAATCCGGATGCAATCGAGCGTGCCCTGGCACATGGCGACACCAATGTTGTGCGTGGCATCTACCATCGCGGCAAGCATTGGGACGAGCGCGTGCGGATGGCTCAATGGTGGAGCGACTACCTCGATGAGCTCCGGACTGGAGGAAAGGTCATCATGGGAAAGTTTGCGAAGGGTTGATCGGGAGATCGAATTTCTTCTCAGCCATTGCAGGATTGAAGGCTCAGGACCAGCCCTATCAGGAACACTGACGCGAGCAAGGCGAACTCAATTCTGATGCCCCAGACCCTAAGCCACTTCCGCATCGTGCCGAGCCTCAGTTCGTAGAGCTTTGGCAGCTAAGCTGATCGAACCGTTCAGCAACAGTCTTCCACGTTGCTATGCCAGCCTCGTCCCCTTCGTTGGATAGCCGCTGGATTTGCTGCGCGATATACGCGATTCCCTCTTCGCCATGGTTCTTTTCGACCCAGAGCGCGACGGCCCACAATTCGTGATCGCGGTTCAGCACCATGGTTCACGTCTCCCGGTCCAGGTTCGCGCCAGGCCTTCGCTGACCAGCTGATCGCCAAGCGAGCGGCCGCCGCGCGTTACAACCCGCAATTTGCGACCGTACTGATCCTCGTCTCTGCTACCGATGGTCCTCAGTTCAAAGGGCCCGCCATTCAGTAATTCGACAAGGCGGTGCTCGAAGATGCACGTCGCGACTGGGAAGCGCTTGGCGGGCTGCCGCTCGATCTCCAGCCGCTCTTGCGCTGGAAACTCGGCCAGCCCGTAACGATGTCCGAAGGCATTCTCTTCGTCACCTATCCGACGCTGCGCTCGGGCCGCGCCGAGGATACGCGGCTCGACCAGATCCTTGCCTGGGCGGGCGAGAATTTCGATGGCGTGATCGCTTTTGACGAAGCCCACGCCATGGCCAATGCGCTCGGGGGCTCTTCAATCCGCGGCAAGGTCAAGGGCTCCGAACAAGGGATGGCGGGCCTCAGGCTGCAGAACAATCTCCCGCGCGCCCGCGTGCTCTACGCGTCTGCCACCGGCGCCTCGGACATTGCCAACCTCGGTTACACCTCCCGGCTTGGCCTGTGGGGACCCGAGACCGCTTTCCCGACCCACGAGGCGTTCATGACCGAGATCCGCGCTGGCGGCGTCGCGGCGATGGAGCTCGTCGCCCGTGATCTCAAGGCCCAGGGCCTCTATCTTGCCCGTGCGCTGTCCTTTGCAGGGGTCGAGTACGAGATCCTCGAACACAGCCTGACCGAAGCACAGGTGCGGATCTACGACGCCTATGCCGATGCCTGGGCGATCATTCACCGCAATCTCGAAGCGGCGCTCGAAGCAACCCGCGTGGTCGACGAGGACAGCGGCGATACGCTCAATCGCAATGCCAAGGCGGCAGCGCATTCGATCTTCGAAGGCACCAAGCAGCGGTTCTTTGCCCAGCTCCTGCTCTCGATGAAGCTGCCGAGCCTGATCCCGGCGATGGAAGCAGCTCTTGGCGAAGAGCATTCGGTTGTCGTGCAGCTGGTCTCGACCGCCGAGGCCATGCTCGACCGGCGCCTTGCCGACCTTACCGTGGAAGAACGCGAAGCT harbors:
- a CDS encoding complex I NDUFA9 subunit family protein; the protein is MAKSSALNGKLVTLMGGSGFLGNYVAQALLDRGARLRVASRHPERAYKLKPLANLGQLQFARCDATDRRSVEQAIEGADAVVNLIGSFDGNLKQLMGVSAGWMAEAAAANGAEAFVQVSAIARLPEEEETEIAYAEAKHLGEDLVREAFPNATILRPSLMFGKDDDFTTMFAQMIRWMPVLPVFGPDKELQLVYVDDVAEAVAVALEMPGTHGGKVFELGGPEKVTMLDLNRRIADAQRRSRSFIPMPDAVAGAFASLPGTPMGSDQWELLKQGNVASSDAPGFAELGIEPKPIGLFLDKWMVRYRKHGRFGDRALASGGV
- a CDS encoding tyrosine-type recombinase/integrase, which translates into the protein MPLTDTRLRALKPKDKPYKVTDERGLYVEVTPTGSKLWRFRYRIGGAQKKLCIGSYPEISLKQARDVAYEARRAVASGGDPAFEKRKRKIRAEFLSAQTFEAVAREYIEQMMVQNGRADGTIVKANYFLDKLAPAIGNRPINEIEPFEVLAPLKRLEATGKHETAKKCRSFAGRVFRYGVATTRCKSDPTSMLKGALVTPRATHYAAILEPTELGGLLRAIDDFTGYMVTKLALQIAPHVFVRPGELRHAEWHEIDLVDGVWKIPAGKMKARRAHAVPLSKQVRGYLTDLAEMLGREGYVFPSARSSKRPMSENTLNAAFRRMGYSKEEVTAHGLRATASTFLNESGLWNPDAIERALAHGDTNVVRGIYHRGKHWDERVRMAQWWSDYLDELRTGGKVIMGKFAKG
- a CDS encoding DUF6961 family protein codes for the protein MVLNRDHELWAVALWVEKNHGEEGIAYIAQQIQRLSNEGDEAGIATWKTVAERFDQLSCQSSTN